A single genomic interval of Anopheles marshallii chromosome 2, idAnoMarsDA_429_01, whole genome shotgun sequence harbors:
- the LOC128719351 gene encoding lipase 3-like: protein MRSAVYSVLAAVLLLVVTLAAGQIHPDIVEDAHLDSLGLLRKYGYPAEEHIVETDDGYLLGVHRCPGSPLSPPAPGKPVVLLQHGMLSSSADYILMGPDTSLAYMLADAGYDVWMGNARGNRYSRRHRFRSNETQTFWDFSWHEVGSIDLPNVIDYIMVRTGQQSLQYVGHSQGTTAYWVMMSQHPYYNRRIKSMHALAPAAYMHNTRSPYVIFLGTFLYTTELMLQMMGTWWFEPTNEMNIQGGLQNCHDGAPFQAMCSINTFLIAGFNTQEVNSTMLPVIHAHSPAGASTMQMIHHAQTLRSRVFRQYDHGAMNMLRYGQLTPPVYNLANVQAPTLFYHSTNDWMAAPPDVELLYRELPNVVKRYLVPLPAFNHLDFVWAINVRSLLYDELLADLKAYV from the exons ATGAGAAGTGCGGTGTACAGTGTGCTGGCAGCAGTACTGTTGCTGGTCGTGACCCTAGCAGCAGGCCAAATTCATCCCGACATCGTTGAGGATGCGCATCTCGATTCG CTTGGTTTGCTGCGCAAATATGGCTACCCGGCCGAGGAACACATCGTCGAAACGGACGATGGCTATCTGCTCGGTGTGCATCGATGCCCGGGCAGCCCGTTGTCCCCGCCGGCCCCAGGAAAACCGGTCGTACTGCTGCAGCACGGTATGCTGAGCTCGTCCGCCGACTACATCCTGATGGGGCCCGACACCAGCCTGGCGTACATGTTGGCCGACGCCGGGTACGACGTGTGGATGGGTAACGCTCGCGGCAATCGGTACTCCCGCCGGCATCGCTTCCGCAGCAACGAAACGCAAACGTTCTGGGACTTTTCCTGGCACGAGGTCGGCAGCATCGACCTACCGAACGTGATCGACTACATAATGGTGCGCACGGGCCAGCAGTCGCTGCAGTACGTCGGCCACTCGCAGGGCACCACCGCCTACTGGGTGATGATGTCGCAGCATCCGTACTACAATCGGCGCATCAAGAGCATGCACGCGCTAGCGCCGGCCGCCTACATGCACAACACGCGTAGCCCTTACGTGATCTTCCTGGGCACGTTCCTGTACACGACCGAGCTGATGCTGCAGATGATGGGTACCTGGTGGTTCGAGCCGACCAACGAGATGAACATACAGGGCGGGTTGCAGAACTGCCACGATGGTGCACCGTTCCAGGCCATGTGCTCGATTAACACGTTCCTGATCGCTGGCTTTAACACGCAAGAGGTTAACTCG ACCATGCTGCCCGTCATCCATGCGCATTCCCCTGCCGGTGCCTCGACGATGCAGATGATTCATCACGCACAGACGCTTCGATCGCGCGTCTTCCGCCAGTACGATCACGGCGCGATGAACATGCTCCGTTACGGACAGCTTACGCCGCCGGTGTACAATCTCGCTAACGTGCAGGCACCGACACTGTTTTACCACAGCACCAACGACTGGATGGCCGCACCGCCGGATGTGGAGCTGCTGTACCGCGAGCTACCGAACGTGGTGAAACGGTACCTTGTCCCACTGCCGGCATTCAACCATCTAGACTTTGTGTGGGCCATTAACGTACGCTCCCTGCTGTATGATGAACTGTTGGCCGATCTGAAGGCGTACGTGTGA
- the LOC128716657 gene encoding tRNA-specific adenosine deaminase 2, translating to MEHFMEDALQQARIANDLKEVPVGCVFVRSTVNDDASKKQEIIARGCNLVNETKNATRHVEFICIDQALDYARRNSVTPPEAIFSTVTVVVTVEPCIMCAAALIGLGVQEVIYGCRNDRFGGCTVLDVAQLLSSKIPIRGGVRAVEAMELLKEFYKGENPSAPVPKPRANKCDTST from the coding sequence ATGGAGCATTTTATGGAAGATGCACTCCAACAGGCACGCATTGCGAACGACCTCAAAGAGGTTCCTgttggctgtgtgtttgttcgcaGTACCGTCAATGATGATGCGTCCAAAAAGCAGGAAATTATCGCACGCGGATGTAACCTggtgaatgaaacgaaaaacgcAACACGCCATGTAGAATTTATTTGTATCGATCAGGCGCTTGATTATGCGCGCCGAAACAGTGTCACCCCACCGGAAGCCATTTTTAGCACGGTGACCGTAGTGGTGACGGTTGAACCATGCATCATGTGTGCGGCCGCACTGATCGGGCTGGGTGTGCAAGAAGTAATCTACGGTTGCCGGAATGATCGGTTCGGTGGATGCACTGTGCTCGATGTGGCACAGCTGCTCAGTTCCAAAATTCCCATCCGGGGAGGAGTGCGTGCTGTCGAAGCGATGGAACTGTTGAAGGAATTTTACAAAGGCGAAAATCCGTCCGCACCGGTACCAAAGCCAAGAGCGAACAAATGTGACACAAGCACCTGA
- the LOC128719945 gene encoding protein FAM91A1, producing MGSGFVSNKVEECIRRNIAWKDLSSDVRKALNNDEADYRKQIVDYSLLNQLRFRGNIVYSVTKNEKKYYERLVEVNIRALHIFPYHLADVITKGLRVTPFNYYTDMIAFLLTHDKNYDALPNFTAADCLRVLGIGRNEYLSISSDLKSSSPRSFFKKNPYHFLPKFPRTVTMHPWWIVEIGHILEKDVENLTLEEINTIDQLIDCGPQTAGTLALDTVQKLYRKGLIYLDVPISSDDRINIPPLRNFVMNRVAGDYFENLLYNVFVTTDEQCTISELSQILQVHMDTVKQATSLFCRLGFAKIKNAFAEFKLDESWLKQQADGGEDLAAYNYHALLLSEVPLEVKPSPDGSITSVPFFPLSDPSSPTSPLPTDGTPTGSNGPLSKEKTTPEAGSGGFRSAKRVGFLFDSTLTAFLMMGNLSPGLKTHAITLFEVGKLCDEGMADLLEELEKVSMLDAESEGEVSRYFNHAVLLRSTIVALKGSLKIELDLLRLESIEGLDVHTRNRLLERKYKYLISAAPLSGSLSSQFTIPFFGQFYQSSADAHIWSKLFYYHMGGYGPPSLFLKKGTLLKSLPRMFLGYGKLLITIVNTDSYVLNSEKFYTLNEHLKNECLLIQGYGINEPAKVHYEPFPFDINDENNRWGQHAAWNGLSQIVNMEQTFGYVTFINTGVPDLGCDNYNPSVVLKRTSNKKQKSAEKPDESSKAITEPVKLSTTDEEETMPDRLSTADEANGVVEEVNDKLAVLQTAESDSDTEISRKNSLQNAAEEWTILDINFGIPLFDVDCNTKICQYILQRLCIDDNISILKEVNQQMERKYLKFISQCLFFEDENMELIKAGKYVPKLRTNLAYENGKVQCWDGK from the exons ATGGGTTCCGGGTTTGTGTCCAACAAGGTGGAGGAATGCATTCGACGGAATATCGCCTGGAAAGATTTAAGCTCGGACGTGCGGAAG GCTCTAAACAACGATGAAGCCGATTATCGCAAACAAATTGTGGACTACAGCTTGCTCAACCAGCTTCGATTTCGTGGCAACATCG TGTACAGTGTGACGaagaatgagaaaaaatacTACGAACGGTTGGTGGAGGTGAACATACGAGCTCTCCACATATTCCCTTATCATCTGGCGGACGTTATCACCAAGGGATTGCGCGTAACGCCATTCAACTATTATACAG ACATGATTGCATTCCTGCTGACACACGATAAAAATTATGACGCACTGCCCAACTTTACCGCTGCCGATTGTTTGCGTGTGCTGGGCATCGGACGGAACGAGTATTTATCCATCTCGAGCGATCTCAAGTCCAGTTCACCGCGTTCGTTCTTTAAGAAGAATCCGTACCACTTCCTGCCGAAATTCCCCCGCACCGTTACGATGCATCCATGGTGGATCGTCGAGATAGGCCACATACTGGAAAAGGACGTTGAG AACCTTACGCTTGAGGAGATCAATACAATCGATCAGCTGATTGACTGCGGTCCACAAACGGCCGGAACGCTAGCACTGGACACGGTACAGAAACTTTACCGCAAGGGACTTATCTACCTGGACGTGCCAATCAGCAGTGACGATCGGATAAACATACCACCGTTGCGTAACTTTGTCATGAATCGGGTCGCTGGagattattttgaaaatctgCTCTACAACGTGTTTGTTACAACGGATGAGCAGTGCACCATTTCGGAG CTTTCCCAAATTCTACAAGTACACATGGACACTGTAAAACAAGCGACATCACTGTTCTGTCGGTTGGGATTTGCCAAGATAAAAAATGCCTTTGCCGAGTTTAAGCTGGACGAAAGTTGGCTCAAACAGCAGGCGGACGGTGGCGAAGATTTGGCTGCCTACAACTATCATGCACTGTTACTTTCGGAGGTACCGCTGGAAGTGAAACCATCGCCCGACGGTAGCATAACGTCCGTACCCTTCTTCCCACTGTCCGATCCGTCCAGTCCTACATCACCCTTACCAACCGACGGCACACCGACCGGTTCCAATGGACCTTTGTCGAAGGAAAAAACCACGCCCGAAGCTGGTTCGGGTGGATTCCGTTCGGCGAAGCGTGTCGGGTTTCTGTTCGATTCCACACTGACGGCCTTCCTCATGATGGGGAATCTATCGCCCGGGCTAAAAACGCACGCCATCACACTGTTCGAGGTGGGTAAACTGTGCGACGAAGGAATGGCTGATTTGCTCGAGGAGCTGGAAAAGGTGTCGATGCTGGATGCGGAATCGGAGGGAGAAGTAAGTCGGTACTTTAACCACGCGGTACTGCTTCGATCGACCATCGTTGCGTTGAAAGGTTCGCTGAAGATTGAATTGGACCTGCTGCGTCTCGAGAGTATCGAGGGACTCGACGTCCATACGCGGAATCGACTGTTGGAGCGAAAGTACAAGTACCTTATATCGGCGGCTCCATTATCGGGGTCGCTGTCTAGTCAGTTTACCATTCCcttttttggccaattttacCAAAGCTCTGCCGATGCACACATATGGTCGAAGCTGTTCTATTACCACATGGGTGGATACGGTCCACCGTCTTTATTTCTGAAGAAAG GTACCTTGCTGAAATCCTTGCCTCGAATGTTTCTCGGCTATGGGAAGCTGTTAATTACAATCGTCAATACCGACTCGTATGTGCTAAACTCGGAAAAGTTTTATACACTGAACGAGCACCTCAAGAACGAATGTCTCCTAATTCAGGGCTATGGCATTAACGAACCAGCGAAAGTGCACTACGAACCTTTTCCATTCGACATAAACG ATGAAAATAATCGTTGGGGACAACATGCCGCATGGAACGGGCTGTCGCAAATCGTAAACATGGAACAAACGTTCGGTTATGTGACTTTCATCAATACGGGCGTCCCTGATCTAG GCTGCGACAATTACAATCCTTCCGTGGTACTTAAACGAACAAgtaataagaaacaaaagagcGCTGAAAAACCTGACGAAAGCAGCAAAGCAATAACCGAACCGGTGAAACTTTCGACCACGGATGAGGAGGAAACTATGCCAGACCGTTTATCGACTGCCGATGAAGCGAATGGAGTTGTGGAGGAAGTAAACGATAAGCTAGCAGTACTGCAAACTGCAGAATCGGACTCAGATACTG AAATCTCGAGGAaaaattcattacaaaatgCAGCAGAG GAATGGACTATACTGGACATCAACTTTGGTATTCCACTGTTTGACGTTGATTGCAACACCAAAATTTGCCAATACATACTGCAGCGCCTATGCATCGATGATAA CATATCAATTTTGAAAGAGGTGAATCAACAGATGGAACGTAAATATcttaaatttatttcccagTGCTTG ttttttgAAGACGAAAATATGGAACTTATTAAGGCAGGAAAGTACGTGCCAAAGCTGCGCACCAATCTTGCTTACGAGAATGGTAAAGTGCAATGTTGGGACGGTAAATGA
- the LOC128708516 gene encoding polyhomeotic-like protein 1 — protein sequence MSCHSTTRAQEDPYAFTESAPLQANSLAYANHSSAVSNSTSSSNSNAPTSTTIQTASSGASLLLATNSAGNVTSMSKDKVVSISPPVASSSPATLKVRYNGVVTTASPTTTAVVRSGPTTVGTPIPVYTKPVQIRQQSPQSALPAQSQPTVTVGKLIKKVLPQQKTTPMITTVVASGAKIISRLQQQNQSLPGGQQLSTTGGSILKFIKIPPQQLAKGTTAGATTIPQGSFIHVTTSGDGARKLIVTNSSSSSNGVTPTISVATTSGARIANVGTAVNRNAGGVTVVSNVSAVTPTKIRLVQPQAQGKFYLQTTANSSTVGTATHLSNPVTIATLRNTLIKQQQPPLQQQKPQPAQQQQQQPVQQKVLPSQQQQQASPTAKPQTTSASLPPQQKQQHIQQQLIQKQQKSQQLKQQQIVGNQSPQQLPHTLPKTSPQPLQAKPPTPSLQSQSLQKVENVDSTPKLQQKQQTQTSVQQQPQLVSKTLLQSAPNGQKQSLLLQQQQQQPSKQASSIIVQSVQQSQSLLLQPQRKQPQSFASAGNKQRTVPQQQPPKPATTSVGSMSLLTSSPITANKGSIFAKVVDTTRVSAVSPKEAEKSSKMSPAEGARRFVNQKSLLVTSNASTKSPQSRDQSPLVNRVEKVNRAPSAVDDPKVISAVAKKRSELEVVSGPVNIGGEIVSEIKATDLPTTLDIKTNLTIEEQTLPDIVNGKVRQMSGRKSGATGKTGGKQQKSAKRTHSQQQSEEQDLLRDCQSPVATVMTNIGSSPSCTTSTPNAPTRGAPGSTPTPSLLSTVKLEKEFEIKQEHEEQQDEKPPRLQRFVASTTVPGATAVPIKRPKIREWHAPGAYMFDLKDPGDESDDDVYDEYPNTLSFWYEESIAITVPDSMSSWGINPMHRSSSSSSSSVRGGKNKGNRSGNSSKFEIRMLTRDERLELRKAYLQRRIVQCRNGLRLRSAAASIAKKRLESMARVVAKVDKRRQTELNKASEKETCVFEGCSNPALVMTSHCYDHVTEESQQCLFQRCTAKFSDNSQCRVPVFDVSHELILCKEHAWKHDNHDKMSQEVKLHKKPVTMVTPVPVPASPTIAARKKAKPIQSPPVVVRSQKRPKKKKKLTPLQQQMLLHQQQYKQQFAMHHTHHQTNQSNQQQAKQATPASNQPPKKVIQSQQTQPQRSLLNTWSVNGKVQMQVKQVSPVQKASAIAHPGQRLSMAMINGSESPSKPAFNRSVSHTVGYVNRNLHIPAATGNNRTVSGAMGSTAHRLLPNNSTMEIVDSLELDHNQQQQPQQQQPQQQQQYSNGSHPVQTIHQSNTSPNTQDLLTICENSSAYASSEDTGVGGLSESELLATPDVIEEIIPFEFSNLLHPNVLSHLPPDALNELLYLGDVPAGDDTGDSHESCPREVEDDIERALEHVKSLDDMTVEPSSLLGDFLDNVDDEMLDGSDICNTEQMLQSPNKAGDIRGMVHT from the exons ATGTCATGTCATTCCACGACACGTGCACAGGAGGATCCGTATGCGTTCACGGAATCGGCACCACTGCAAGCGAACTCATTGGCGTACGCAAACCATTCAAGTGCAGTTAGCAATAGCaccagtagcagcaacagtaaTGCACCCACCTCGACCACCATACAGACTGCATCCTCCGGTGCGAGTCTGCTGCTTGCGACCAACTCTGCCGGAAACGTCACGTCCATGTCCAAGGATAAAGTCGTGAGCATTTCTCCGCCAGTAGCCTCATCATCTCCGGCTACACTGAAAGTACGCTACAATGGAGTCGTGACTACAGCTTCCCCGACCACCACGGCCGTGGTAAGGAGTGGACCAACCACGGTCGGTACACCGATTCCAGTGTATACGAAACCCGTGCAGATAAGGCAACAGTCCCCACAGAGTGCCTTACCAGCACAATCCCAACCAACGGTGACTGTGGGAAAATTGATCAAGAAGGTACTGCCGCAGCAGAAGACGACCCCCATGATAACGACCGTCGTTGCCAGTGGGGCCAAAATAATCTCACgcttgcaacaacaaaaccaaagctTGCCGGGTGGGCAACAGCTGTCAACGACCGGCGGGTCTATATTGAAGTTTATCAAAATCCCTCCACAACAGCTGGCCAAAGGAACAACGGCTGGTGCTACCACTATCCCACAAGGAAGCTTCATACACGTAACCACTTCCGGCGATGGGGCAAGAAAGTTGATAGTAACTaatagcagtagcagcagcaacggggTAACTCCAACCATTTCTGTTGCTACCACGAGTGGAGCGAGAATAGCAAATGTAGGAACGGCTGTTAATCGCAATGCGGGGGGTGTGACCGTAGTGTCTAATGTATCCGCCGTTACGCCGACAAAAATTCGCTTGGTGCAACCGCAAGCACAAGggaaattttatttgcaaacaaCAGCTAACAGTAGCACGGTGGGAACAGCAACCCACCTTTCCAATCCCGTCACCATAGCGACGCTGAGAAATACGCTAatcaagcagcagcagccaccgctgcagcaacaaaaaccacaacctgctcaacaacagcagcagcaaccggtgCAGCAAAAGGTTTTACCgtcccagcagcaacaacaagcaTCGCCTACAGCGAAGCCGCAAACCACTTCCGCATCTTTGCCGCCAcagcagaaacaacaacatataCAGCAGCAACTTAtacaaaagcagcaaaaatcgcagcaattgaaacaacagcaaattgTAGGCAACCAATCACCGCAACAACTGCCCCATACGTTGCCGAAAACATCGCCCCAGCCTCTGCAGGCCAAACCGCCTACACCATCATTGCAATCGCAATCGTTAcaaaaggtggaaaatgtggACAGCACACCGAAACTGcagcaaaaacagcaaacccaAACATCGgttcagcagcagccgcaacTTGTTTCAAAGACACTGTTACAATCTGCACCAAATGGTCAGAAGCAATCGTTACTgttacagcaacaacaacaacaaccttcGAAACAAGCATCGTCCATTATCGTACAGTCTGTACAACAATCGCAATCGCTACTATTGCAACCCCAGCGAAAGCAGCCACAATCTTTTGCATCGGCCGGCAATAAACAGCGGACCGTACCTCAACAACAGCCACCAAAACCTGCCACTACTTCCGTTGGCTCCATGTCCTTGCTAACATCTTCGCCAATCACGGCAAACAAAGGCTCTATATTTGCGAAGGTTGTCGATACCACTAGAGTATCCGCCGTATCGCCGAAGGAAGCTGAAAAGTCTAGCAAGATGTCCCCTGCGGAAGGTGCACGTCGATTCGTGAATCAAAAAAGCTTGCTCGTAACTTCTAACGCTTCGACAAAGTCACCACAGTCTCGTGATCAATCCCCGTTGGTTAATAGGGTTGAAAAGGTCAATCGAGCACCATCCGCTGTGGATGATCCGAAAGTGATCTCTGCTGTAGCGAAAAAACGTTCAGAACTAGAAGTTGTTTCAGGTCCTGTCAACATCGGTGGCGAAATAGTGAGCGAAATCAAAGCAACAGACCTACCCACTACACTGGATATTAAAACTAATCTAACAATAGAGGAACAAACGTTACCAGACATTGTGAATGGGAAAGTCCGTCAAATGTCGGGTCGAAAATCTGGTGCAACAGGCAAAACAGGTGGCAAACAGCAGAAATCCGCTAAACGAACGCACAGCCAACAACAATCGGAGGAACAGGATCTGCTTCGAGATTGCCAGTCTCCAGTGGCTACGGTGATGACAAATATTGGATCTTCTCCATCGTGTACGACCAGTACGCCAAATGCTCCAACAAGGGGCGCCCCAGGAAGCACACCCACTCCATCGTTACTATCCACCGTGAAGCTAGAAAAGgagtttgaaataaaacaagaacatgAGGAGCAGCAGGATGAAAAACCACCGAGACTGCAGCGGTTCGTTGCGTCAACCACCGTACCGGGAGCAACGGCTGTCCCAATCAAGCGTCCAAAGATAAGGGAATGGCATGCGCCCGGTGCGTACATGTTCGATCTGAAAGATCCGGGCGACGAATCGGATGACGATGTGTACGACGAGTATCCGAATACGCTTTCCTTTTGGTACGAGGAATCCATTGCGATCACCGTGCCGGATAGTATGTCAAGCTGGGGCATAAATCCGATGCATCGTAGCTCGTCgtcgagcagcagcagtgtccggggtggaaaaaacaaaGGCAATAGGAGTGGGAACAGTTCGAAGTTTGAAATACGCATGCTAACGCGTGATGAACGGTTGGAGCTCAGGAAGGCTTACTTGCAGCGCCGGATCGTTCAGTGCAGGAATGGACTGCGTTTGAGAAGTGCGGCAGCGTCCATCGCCAAGAAGCGGCTAGAATCGATGGCTAGGGTGGTCGCAAAGGTGGACAAACGAAGGCAAACCGAACTAAATAAAGCGAG TGAAAAGGAGACCTGCGTCTTCGAGGGTTGCAGTAACCCGGCCCTCGTAATGACATCGCACTGCTACGATCACGTCACGGAGGAATCGCAACAGTGTCTGTTTCAGCGCTGTACGGCAAAGTTTTCCGACAACAGCCAGTGCCGCGTACCGGTGTTTGACGTTAGCCATGAGCTGATCCTCTGCAAAGAGCACGCCTGGAAGCATGACAATCATGATAAGATGTCGCAGGAGGTAAAGCTGCATAAGAAACCGGTAACGATGGTTACACCGGTGCCCGTTCCAGCGTCCCCAACAATAGCTGCAAGAAAGAAAGCGAAACCCATTCAATCGCCGCCGGTAGTGGTGCGCTCACAAAAGCGGcccaaaaagaagaaaaaactaacGCCCTTGCAGCAGCAGATGTTGCtgcatcagcagcagtacaAACAGCAGTTTGCGATGCATCATACCCACCATCAAACGAACCAGTCGAATCAGCAACAGGCAAAACAGGCGACACCCGCTTCAAACCAACCGCCGAAGAAGGTGATACAGTCGCAGCAAACGCAGCCGCAAAGATCTTTACTCAATACATGGTCTGTTAACGGCAAAGTGCAGATGCAGGTTAAGCAAGTATCGCCCGTGCAAAAGGCATCAGCAATAGCACACCCTGGGCAGAGGTTATCAATGGCAATGATCAATGGCAGTGAAAGCCCGTCGAAACCTGCGTTTAATAGGAGTGTGTCACACACAGTGGGTTATGTGAATCGCAATCTACACATTCCTGCTGCCACTGGCAATAACCGAACCGTTTCCGGTGCGATGGGATCCACTGCTCATCGCTTACTACCTAACAATTCGACCATGGAAATAGTGGATTCGTTAGAGCTTGATCacaatcagcaacagcagccgcagcaacagcagccgcaacaacagcagcagtacagcAATGGATCGCATCCAGTCCAAACGATACACCAATCCAATACCTCGCCAAACACGCAAGATCTTCTAACGATATGCGAGAATAGTTCGGCTTACGCGAGTTCTGAAGATACCGGTGTTGGTGGGTTATCCGAATCGGAACTCTTGGCAACACCGGACGTGATAG AAGAGATTATACCATTCGAGTTTAGCAACCTGCTCCATCCGAATGTCCTCAGTCATTTGCCGCCGGACGCATTAAATGAGCTGCTCTATCTCGGTGATG TGCCGGCTGGCGATGATACGGGAGATTCGCACGAGAGCTGCCCTCGGGAGGTGGAGGACGATATAGAGCGTGCCCTCGAGCATGTGAAATCGCTCGACGATATGACTGTGGAACCGAGCAGCTTGTTGGGCGATTTTCTGGACAATGTCGACGACGAAATGTTGGACGGATCTGATATATGCAATACGGAGCAAATGCTCCAGTCGCCCAATAAGGCGGGCGATATCAGAGGCATGGTACATACGTAA
- the LOC128707476 gene encoding uncharacterized protein LOC128707476 — MEQSMEQVENMSFSRQCDEIDLLSSQSTMLTGGCEPNAIVSPNAATDAAVQALTVANDGGASVTGDGRPLDGCSSLLSRQDSNVSPVATRIASDSGNHGNGNNAQERPGVGSNQGNSTTLPASISNRIAEGRCRRKNRRRKSNRGKSSSNRPYTKTHWKFQGGQGGGRQGGQGGGAETSAGMQGGKVNHNKRRHLYSVAASRRITPFLKSDQPPLVPYNTNRFLMEDHMPQVLTPSGRTRDSSFSIDSEENYFYSLPEDEEDFLTKEFSSVYERERFDQLESLSHPDLVQEYIKLAVEYEQTVRRTGATVGGGGGGGGSGGDCDGGSMAKTGNDGERGDDASGARNRLLEERVKVLERENIDLRRQLEYATRMGFLMPARSSPRYGVSTTTGADRMDIGDQQRAQMDSSTSEDSESDSSSTSSSSSSSSSSSSSSMSDDNGDEPMGMDEMAEPERNYGARMMNGVADRSPLSPVMNGGGPRTNGAHESGPEQQEEQEAGEDEDEEELLLNGVDELSPSPRPSLAVE, encoded by the exons ATGGAACAGAGTATGGAACAGGTAGAAAATATGTCTTTTTCCCGGCAGTGCGACGAAATCGACCTACTCTCCAGCCAGTCCACGATGTTGACTGGAGGCTGCGAACCAAACGCAATCGTCTCGCCGAACGCAGCAACCGACGCCGCAGTTCAAGCGCTTACCGTCGCGAACGATGGTGGCGCTAGTGTGACCGGAGATGGACGACCGTTGGATGGTTGCAGCAGTTTACTTTCGCGCCAGGATTCAAACGTATCACCGGTAGCAACGAGAATAGCCTCCGACAGTGGCAACCATGGAAATGGGAACAATGCACAGGAACGTCCCGGGGTGGGCAGTAATCAAGGCAACAGCACGACGTTACCGGCCAGCATTAGCAATCGTATTGCGGAGGGTCGTTGTCGGCGCAAAAACCGTCGTCGAAAGTCGAACCGTGGCAAATCGAGTTCAAATCGACCGTACACCAAGACGCATTGGAAGTTTCAAGGGGGGCAAGGCGGGGGCCGCCAGGGGGGCCAGGGTGGTGGTGCCGAAACCAGTGCCGGAATGCAGGGTGGTAAAGTGAATCACAACAAGCGGCGCCATCTCTACTCGGTGGCGGCCTCCCGCCGGATAACGCCGTTCCTGAAGTCCGATCAGCCACCGCTAGTGCCATACAACACCAACCGCTTCCTGATGGAGGACCACATGCCGCAAGTGCTGACCCCGTCAGGTAGAACGCGCGATTCAAGTTTTTCGATAGATtcagaagaaaattatttttactcaCTCCCAGAGGATGAAGAGGATTTCCTTACCAAGGAGTTCTCCAGCGTGTACGAGCGGGAACGGTTCGATCAGCTGGAAAGCCTCAGCCATCCCGACCTTGTCCAAGAGTATATTAAGCTAGCGGTCGAATACGAGCAGACGGTACGGCGCACCGGTGCGAccgtgggtggtggtggtggtggaggtggcagCGGAGGGGATTGTGACGGTGGAAGCATGGCAAAGACGGGGAACGATGGCGAACGTGGCGATGATGCTAGTGGCGCTCGGAACAGACTGTTGGAAGAGCGTGTGAAGGTGTTGGAGCGGGAAAATATAG ATCTTCGCCGCCAGTTAGAATACGCCACACGAATGGGATTTCTCATGCCTGCTAGATCATCACCACGCTACGGAGTGTCCACGACCACCGGTGCGGATCGTATGGATATTGGTGATCAGCAACGGGCACAGATGGACAGCAGCACCAGTGAGGACAGTGAATCGGACAGTTCCAGCACCAGCtccagtagtagcagcagcagctcgagcagtagcagcagtatgAGCGATGACAACGGAGATGAACCGATGGGCATGGATGAGATGGCGGAACCGGAACGGAACTATGGCGCCCGTATGATGAACGGTGTTGCGGATCGTTCTCCCTTATCGCCCGTAATGAATGGCGGAGGTCCTCGCACAAACGGTGCACACGAAAGTGGTCCAGAGCAGCAGGAGGAACAGGAGGCAGGGGAGGATGAGGATGAGGAGGAACTGTTGTTGAACGGCGTTGATGAGCTTTCACCATCCCCGAGACCATCGCTTGCGGTGGAGTAA